From a region of the Daphnia magna isolate NIES linkage group LG1, ASM2063170v1.1, whole genome shotgun sequence genome:
- the LOC116936462 gene encoding serine/threonine-protein kinase Genghis Khan isoform X1, with protein MAAAASSVMAADLSPVERRLKQLERLLLTSGEDGAVSASTSSSTSTSTITISVETLLDALLVLYDECFTSALRREKTVSDFLELMKPSVSQIKSLRLTRDDFELIKVIGRGAFGEVCVVKLRHTERVYAMKILNKWVMLKRAEAACFHEERDVLVRGDRRWITDLHYAFQDENNLYLVMDYYCGGDLLTLLSKFEDRLPEDMAKFYLAEMVLAIDSIHRLRYVHRDIKPDNVLLDANGHIRLADFGSCLRLREDGTVQSNVAIGTPDYISPEILRAMEDGQGRYGPECDWWSLGVCMYEMLYGETPFYAESLVETYGRIMNHKSCFDFPTDSGLEVSEDGKDLMRRLICSAEYRLGQNGLSDFQNHPWFSGIDWDNIRDSTAPYIPEVSSPTDTSNFDVDDTDLRSADVLPPTANSVFSALHLPFLGFTYTQGSLLTDMNRLLIHSNGTGDGYTSATAATLTHVTAAALPALNGSSGGESSGSGCNPPGNNNDVRRLQDEVNQLTKRNGELMQQLARAEQNGKEMSALMKKDFELSEGEKSQKIKDMEKSQRQWKQEKDELIREMTDTQEKLRLQSKELKDAIGQRKLAMTEYTEVSDKLSELRQQKAKLSRQVRDKEEELEGTLQKMDALRNDLRRAEKLRRDLEARAEELQADVVREKRLRERAEEHARSLHEDMERLQQKAQAGEAAMNSMELNQELVRLRSELEKQEMQHKEMVSQLGNRHAIELSALNDQLLEADNMRATYEKESALLKEKVEQSRQESAVENEEVIVEVRRAHEREKQLLLEDTKRVVAELERFSDSCMRLQSEKRAMEEELSELRNKQAAVAQWEAQISEIIQWVSDEKDARGYLQALTSKMTEEMENLKTQGVGGTPSNEKNWKNRRSQKLDKMEILNLQSSLQSEIQAKESIREELTQIRADFIAMQKELWEVKGQREELARDLVRKDSQLKEMQQRLESGDGFLDRPISQMSFLEQFLKESSIRGRAASADSEEGDIEDNRAPSVLSSSNKSASDLSSPVQSGPSHHISPLHPGQQSQTEGGNGGSPFGHRSIDRSSGHMMQGPGMVDMSQSQHTMQMQMQLQQNLNFSHPSPSNSSAGSMPLHSSPLTSTLSLRSKSHQFLVRSFPSPLKCNHCTSLMVGLSRQGVVCEVCGFACHVACKDKVPPLCPLPTDQTKRPLGIDPTRGIGTAYEGYVKVPKPGGVKKGWLRQFVVVCDFKLFLYDISAERNAQPSVSVSQVLDMRDEQFEVSSVRDSDVIHANKKDIPCIFRVSTSMMDPPGLRNHLLMLADTESEKTKWVVALNELHRILKRNKLPNRAVFKPKEVMDNSITLIKTAGSGAVIDTDRLAIGTEEGLLCIDLDREEIARVGESKRIYQIDYLPEEQLLVVICGKQHHVRLVPVRALDGDDVEWIKVADTKACISFTTGILRQGHGTQAAVYCLCVAVKRQVLLFEITRTKARHKRLRDILLPAPAQCLNVISDGRLVVGYPSGFAVYSLMGDQHPMSLVQAEHPSISFITHHPLDALRAVEINSQEFLLVFSTLAIYVDYQGRKSREKEIMYPAPPLAIVSYDGHLLIYSETHVDVIDCFTGDWVQTLNLKRCLPLNHNGLLSASFASEQPYVVYLRNINKVCDAVNVPESEVTLGGQNRAGSNQPRTRRRFSVRENNRTSKPANNDRRSKMISAPSNFNHISHMGPGDGIQMQRLLDLPQLDKAEQFIPHQAAQHLPGAIPLTGMSTSSSSTSITGSPSHMMTLQQQQQQQQQQQGIQRVRSMFQQSGSKLTAPRVPPQPTDPSPPRRSISQSGNSSSVHNAGVPLPGLPPRRPAPQAPSHQRPSLHISGPILTSSTLARTPEGTQITPMTPSSGLSGQHLPFSFSTPHDMGTNGSPRHSIASNSSGLSNPPSPGVTSHLRDSRDSYES; from the exons ATGGCTGCGGCGGCGTCGTCGGTGATGGCGGCCGACCTGTCGCCGGTCGAGCGACGCCTCAAACAGCTGGAACGGCTGCTATTGACCAGCGGAGAGGATGGAGCCGTCAGCGCTAGCACGTCATCGTCAACATCCACGTCGACGATTACCATCAGCGTCGAGACGCTGCTCGACGCTCTCCTCGTGCTCTATGACGAATGTTTCACCTCGGCCCTCCGCAGGGAGAAAACCGTTTCGGACTTTCTCGAATTGA TGAAACCGAGCGTGAGTCAGATCAAGAGCCTTCGACTGACACGCGATGACTTTGAGCTCATCAAAGTGATTGGCCGGGGAGCGTTTGGTGAGGTGTGCGTCGTCAAGTTGCGGCACACGGAGCGCGTCTACGCCATGAAGATCCTCAACAAGTGGGTGATGTTGAAACGGGCCGAAGCCGCCTGTTTCCACGAAGAGCGCGATGTCCTTGTCCGCGGGGATCGACGGTGGATCACTGACCTTCACTACGCCTTCCAGGACGAAAACAATCTG TACCTGGTGATGGATTATTACTGCGGTGGTGACTTGTTGACGCTCCTGTCCAAATTCGAGGATCGTTTGCCCGAGGACATGGCCAAATTCTACCTGGCCGAAATGGTGCTGGCCATCGACTCGATCCACCGGCTGCGCTACGTTCACCGTGACATCAAACCGGACAATGTCCTACTCGACGCCAACGGACACATCCGCTTGGCCGATTTCGGCTCCTGCCTCAGACTGCGCGAAGATGGCACCGTTCAGAGCAACGTCGCAATTGGCACACCTGATTACATTTCGCCTGAAATCTTACGG GCGATGGAGGACGGCCAAGGACGCTACGGTCCGGAATGTGACTGGTGGTCGCTGGGCGTGTGCATGTATGAGATGCTGTACGGAGAGACGCCCTTCTACGCTGAATCGCTGGTGGAAACCTACGGCCGCATCATGAATCACAAG agttgCTTTGATTTTCCAACGGATTCCGGTCTGGAAGTGTCGGAAGATGGCAAGGATTTGATGAGGAGACTCATCTGCAGTGCCGAATATCGTCTTGGCCAAAATGGCCTCAGTGATTTCCAG AATCATCCTTGGTTTTCCGGCATCGATTGGGACAATATCCGTGATAGCACGGCTCCTTATATACCGGAAGTGAGCAGTCCTACTGACACGTCCAATTTCGATGTCGACGACACGGATCTTCGTAGCGCCGACGTCCTTCCGCCGACGGCCAATTCTGTTTTCAGCGCCCTCCACCTTCCATTTCTCGGTTTTACCTACACGCAGGGCAG TCTACTGACGGACATGAACCGGTTGCTTATCCACTCAAACGGAACTGGTGACGGATACACCTCCGCCACTGCAGCCACTCTGACTCACGTGACTGCCGCTGCCCTTCCAGCGCTAAACGGCTCCTCGGGCGGCGAGAGCTCCGGCTCTGGCTGTAATCCGCCCGGCAATAACAACGATGTCCGACGATTACAAGACGAAGTCAATCAGCTGACGAAGCGTAACGGAG AGCTGATGCAGCAGTTGGCCAGAGCGGAACAAAACGGCAAGGAGATGTCGGCCCTAATGAAAAAGGATTTCGAACTAAGCGAAGGCGAGAAAAGCCAAAAGATTAAAGACATGGAAAAGAGTCAACGTCAatggaaacaagaaaaagatgaaCTCATTCGG gagatGACCGACACGCAAGAAAAATTGCGACTGCAATCCAAAGAGTTGAAAGACGCCATTGGACAACGCAAACTGGCCATGACGGAATACACGGAAGTCTCGGACAA GTTGTCTGAATTGCGGCAACAGAAAGCCAAACTGTCGCGTCAGGTACGCGATAAAGAAGAAGAGCTGGAAGGCACTCTTCAAAAGATGGACGCACTCAGGAATGATTTGCGACGGGCCGAGAAATTGCGTCGCGATCTCGAAGCGCGGGCCGAAGAGCTCCAGGCGGACGTGGTCCGCGAAAAGAGGCTGCGCGAACGGGCCGAAGAGCACGCTCGATCCCTTCACGAAGATATGGAGCGATTGCAACAGAAGGCCCAGGCTGGCGAGGCGGCCATGAACTCGATGGAACTCAATCAGGAACTTGTCCGGCTGCGATCTGAGCTTGAAAAGCAGGAAATGCAGCACAAGGAGATGGTCAGCCAGCTGGGCAACCGGCACGCCATCGAACTGAGCGCGTTGAACGATCAGCTGCTCGAAGCGGACAATATGCGGGCCACTTATGAGAAAGAATCGGCCCTGTTGAAAGAGAAAGTGGAGCAATCGAGGCAGGAAAGCGCCGTTGAAAACGAAGAAGTCATCGTCGAAGTGCGTCGGGCTCACGAACGGGAGAAGCAACTGCTTCTCGAAGACACGAAGCGCGTCGTTGCTGAACTGGAACGCTTTTCCGACTCGTGTATGCGGTTGCAGAGTGAGAAACGAGCCATGGAAGAAGAACTGTCGGAGCTCCGCAATAAGCAGGCGGCCGTCGCGCAGTGGGAGGCTCAAATATCCGAGATTATCCAATGGGTCAGCGACGAAAAGGATGCCCGTGGCTATTTGCAGGCGCTGACCAGCAAGATGACGGAAGAGATGGAAAATTTGAAGACGCAGGGAGTCGGCGGAACGCCGAGCAAC GAAAAGAACTGGAAGAACCGGCGTTCTCAGAAACTGGACAAAATGGAAATATTGAATTTACAGAGTAGCCTCCAATCGGAAATCCAGGCCAAGGAGTCGATCCGAGAAGAATTGACGCAAATCCGAGCCGATTTTATAGCAATGCAAAA ggaacTGTGGGAAGTGAAGGGACAGCGGGAAGAGCTGGCTCGTGATTTAGTGCGCAAGGATTCCCAGTTGAAAGAGATGCAACAACGACTCGAATCCGGAGACGGAT TTTTGGACAGACCCATATCGCAGATGTCATTCCTGGAGCAGTTTCTCAAAGAGTCGTCGATCAGGGGTCGGGCAGCGTCAGCTGACAGCGAGGAAGGCGACATCGAGGACAACCGAGCGCCATCGGTGctcagcagcagcaacaaatcGGCTTCCGATCTCAGTAGTCCCGTGCAGAGTGGGCCCTCTCACCACATCAGTCCACTACATCCAGGACAGCAAAGCCAGACGGAAGGTGGCAACGGTGGTTCACCTTTTGGTCATCGCAGCATCGACCGCAGCAGTGGCCACATGATGCAG GGTCCTGGAATGGTGGACATGTCCCAGAGCCAGCACACGATGCAGATGCAAATGCAATTGCAACAGAACCTGAACTTCTCCCACCCGTCGCCATCCAACAGCAGCGCTGGTTCGATGCCTCTGCATTCGTCACCGTTGACAAGCACGTTGTCGTTGCGTTCGAAATCGCATCAGTTCCTCGTCCGTTCCTTCCCGTCGCCGCTCAAGTGTAACCACTGCACGTCGCTCATGGTCGGCCTGAGCCGCCAGGGCGTCGTCTGCGAAGTCTGCGGTTTCGCGTGCCACGTGGCCTGCAAAGACAAGGTCCCTCCGCTCTGCCCACTTCCTACGGATCAGACGAAACGACCGCTGGGCATCGATCCTACCCGCGGCATTGGAACGGCCTACGAGGGCTACGTCAAAGTGCCCAAGCCCGGCGGCGTCAAGAAAGGCTGGCTCCGTCAGTTTGTCGTCGTTTGCGACTTTAAACTCTTCCTGTACGACATCTCTGCCGAACGCAACGCCCAACCGTCCGTGTCCGTCTCGCAGGTGCTGGACATGCGAGACGAGCAGTTTGAGGTCAGCTCTGTCCGCGACTCAGACGTTATACACGCCAACAAGAAGGACATCCCTTGCATTTTCAGG GTGAGCACTTCGATGATGGATCCGCCCGGCTTACGCAACCATTTGCTGATGTTGGCCGACACGGAAAGTGAAAAGACGAAATGGGTCGTGGCGCTCAACGAATTGCATCGCATCCTGAAACGCAACAAATTGCCCAATCGAGCCGTTTTCAAGCCCAAAGAAGTGATGGATAATTCCATCACGTTGATCAAAACGGCCGGTAGTGGCGCCGTCATCGACACGGACCGACTAGCCATCGGCACCGAAGAAGGACTCCTTTGCATCGATCTCGACCGTGAAG AAATCGCCCGAGTTGGTGAGAGCAAACGCATCTACCAAATCGATTACCTGCCCGAGGAACAACTGCTGGTCGTCATATGCGGCAAACAGCACCACGTACGGCTCGTTCCAGTGCGTGCCCTCGACGGTGACGATGTCGAATGGATTAAGGTGGCCGATACGAAGGCCTGCATCAGTTTCACCACTGGCATTCTTCGTCAAGGACACGGCACTCAGGCTGCCGTCTATTGCCTCTGCGTCGCCGTCAAACGTCAG GTGCTGCTGTTTGAAATCACCCGGACCAAGGCACGTCACAAGAGACTAAGGGATATCCTATTACCAGCGCCAGCCCAGTGCCTCAACGTGATATCAGACGGGCGCCTCGTCGTGGGCTACCCTTCGGGCTTCGCTGTTTACAGTCTGATGGGCGACCAGCATCCGATGTCGCTTGTCCAAGCTGAACATCCCAGTATTTCGTTCATTACCCACCATCCGCTGGACGCTCTACGGGCCGTCGAAATCAACAGCCAAGAATTCCTGTTGGTCTTTTCCACGCTGGCCATCTACGTTGACTACCAAGGGCGGAAGTCTCGAGAGAAAGAGATCATGTATCCAGCGCCTCCTTTGGCCATTG TCAGCTACGATGGCCATTTGCTAATCTACTCTGAGACTCACGTCGACGTGATCGACTGTTTCACCGGTGACTGGGTCCAGACGCTTAATTTGAAACGTTGCCTCCCCCTCAATCATAATGGTCTCCTATCGGCGTCCTTTGCCTCCGAACAGCCTTACGTTGTCTACTTGCGAAACATCAACAAAG TTTGCGACGCCGTTAACGTCCCAGAAAGCGAAGTGACTTTAGGGGGACAGAATCGAGCAGGAAGCAATCAACCACGAACACGAAGGCGATTCTCTGTTCGCGAAAACAATCGAACATCGAAACCAGC GAACAACGACCGCCGTTCAAAGATGATCTCGGCACCGTCCAATTTCAATCACATCAGTCATATGGGCCCCGGTGATGGAATCCAGATGCAAAGACTTCTGGATCTGCCGCAGCTGGACAAGGCAGAACAATTTATTCCACACCAGGCTGCCCAGCATCTGCCCGGTGCCATTCCTCTTACAGGCATGTCGACCAGTTCGAGTAGTACCAGTATTACCGGATCGCCGTCACATATGATGACgctgcagcaacaacagcagcaacaacagcaacagcaaggCATTCAGAGG GTGCGAAGCATGTTCCAGCAGTCCGGAAGCAAATTAACTGCTCCTCGTGTCCCGCCCCAGCCGACTGATCCTTCGCCTCCCCGTCGATCCATATCACAGTCAGGAAATTCGTCTTCCGTTCACAATG CAGGTGTACCATTACCAGGTCTGCCTCCACGACGGCCAGCTCCTCAGGCACCGTCTCACCAGCGTCCATCTCTGCACATTTCTGGTCCGATTCTAACTTCTTCCACATTAGCCAG GACACCCGAAGGGACTCAGATAACGCCAATGACGCCGAGCAGCGGTCTTTCGGGCCAGCACCTACCTTTTAGCTTCTCGACTCCGCACGATATGGGCACCAATGGCAGTCCGCGTCATTCAATCGCCTCTAATAGCAGCGGGCTGAGTAATCCCC